In Embleya scabrispora, the DNA window GCCACCGGGCGGGATGCTCACGCTCGACGGGAACGCGGGGCCGGCGCTGGTCTCACTGTAGGTGCTGCTGAACTGCTGACCGTCGGCGTCGATCAGATGAGAGCCGTAGTTCGGCGTGTCGGTGATCGGCTGGTCACCGCTGTTGACGATCTTCCACTGAACCGCGACGTACCGATTACCCGCTTTGGGCTTGAGGTATTGGTTCGACGACGCGGCCGGATCGACGAGCTTCACCAGGGTGACGTCGACCGGGACGCCCTTGGTGTTCGTCAGGCTGAGCGTGTCGCCGACCTTGGCGGCGGGCGGCGCACTCGGCTTGGCCGAGGTGGGCGCGGTTGTGGCCTGGCCGGCCGGGGCGGCAACCGTCGGCGACACGGCCCCGCCGGGCGGCTCGGTGACTGACTTGTCGATGATCGTCGGGTTGTTCGCCTTGGTGACGACTTTGTCGTCGCGTCCGTTGCAGGCAGCGAGCGCGAGCGTGCAGCCGACGGCCAGGACGACGCCGATGGTACGAGTGTGCATGATCCCCCCACAGTTCTGGTCCCGGGAGGCTACGCCCGGCCGCAACGACGGCGTGGCCGCATTCACACACTCGTGACGTACAGTTCGCGCCGGCCGGAATACTCACGCAACCCGTTCACCCCATCCCAGAAGTCGGCTCACGCGTATGCCCCAACTGCGGCACCCCACTTCGCGCCGGGTGCGCGGCTTTCACTTCGACGAATGGCCTCACCGACGAGCCGAACCCGAGGCACACTGAACGTAGCCGGGCCGTGACGCACACCGAAGGATGCCTATGGACGAGCACACCGACGAGCACGCGAGCCAGGACGACGGGCCCGAACCGGACGGGCGGGTGTTCCGGACGTGGCTGGGTGATGAGCTGATCGAGATCCCGGCCACGATCGCAGGCATCCGCGAGGCCCTTCCGGCGGAGCAGCGCGACGAGTTCACCAAGGTAATCGAGGACACCCCTGCGCGGGACATGCCCCTGATCATGAACCGGTGGTCACGTCGCACCCGCCCGGAGATCGATGCGGCCACCCGACGCGAGATGGACAGGATCGAAGGGCTCGCCCTCGACGCCGAGGCGGACCTGATCATGGGGGAGGATCTGAATGTCGTACAGGATCGCTTTCAGTCCCGAGTGCGAAAGGGCGGTACGTGACCTGTCCTCACGGCAGCGCGCCGACCTAGACCGAGGGATGGCCGCTGTCGCGAACGACCCCTACGGGTGCGGCAGTTCGCAGACGTACCACAAGGACCGGCGCGAGGTGACCTGTGGATCGGTCATCGCCGAGTACATAGTGAGCGCGGGCGTTCTCACCATCACCGTGGTACGGGTGCAAGGGATCTGACGCACAGCGCAAGGAGGCCCGAGCCCACGCAGGGGTCGGGGATTCCGGTACGCACCTACGAGCGCAACTTGTGCCAGGGCGGGGTTCGGAGCCGCCACAAGCCGGGTGAGCGCCGAGGCGTGCGCGGCCGTCCACGCGAACGGCGGCACCCCAAGGTGCGCACCGCGACGCCGGCCCCGGCCGCACCCTTGGTGTAGGCCGATACGGGGTTGACCGGGACCCCTGTGGTGATCACGACGCCCGGCGCGTCCTGCCGCAGGATGGACGGGTTCGTGCGGCGCGACAGCATGAGCAACTCAGCCGTCCTCCCCCGGTCTCCTTCGCCTCCCACTTCTCGCGCCCCTCCCCTATCGGCCCGTCCTCCGCCCCATCGCCCGAATCGTGATGTTGAGTCGCCCGCTCGCCAGGCCCGTCGCCGGGTCGCCCGTGCTCGGGCGGATTCTCGGCACGCCGTGGTATGCGAGTCGGGATGGGCCGCCGAAGACGATCAGGTCGCCGCTGTACAGCTCTACGTCCGTCCATGGGCGGGTGCGGGTCTCGGTGTTGCCGAAGCGGAAGACGCATCTGTCGCCGATGCTCAGCGATACCACCGGGGCCGGCGACTCCTCGTCCGCGTCGCGATGCAGGCCCATGCTCGCGCCGGCGTCGTAGTGGTTGACCAGGCCGATGTCGTACGGGTCGGACGGGACCGACCCGTACACCTCGACGACCGCCCGCCGGGCCAACGCGCCGAGCAGTGCCGGGAACGGCTTGACCGGCGTACCGTCCGGCAGGAACTCGCTGTAGTGGTACGGCTCCCAGTGCAGCCCGAGGCACACGCTGCGCACGCTCATCACCCCGCCCGAAGGCATCACGGTATGCCGCATGCCGGCCGGCGGCGCGGCCCACGATCGCGCCGCCGCCACCAACTCCCGCTGCTCGTCCAGGGACAGCCAATCCGGTACGTGCCAGGCCCCGGGCGCGAGTTCGACCCGCTCCCGGGGCACGGGGAAGAGTTCGTCGGTCACGTCGTGGCAACTCCCCGTCGGTCCTTGCTCATCCGGTGCCGCCCTCGCTCACCCACTTCGGCGCCCGCTTCTCCCGAAACGCCGCCATCCCCTCCGTCGCGTCGGCCGAGGCGAACAGCTCGGCCGAGCGCCGGGCCAATGCCCGCCCGTCCCGGTCGAATCCGGCCTGGAGCGCGCCGATCGTCAACTTCTTCGACTCGACCAGCCCCTGCCGCGAGCACAGCCGGAACGACGCGACCAGCGCCGCCACCGCCTCGTCCGCACCCTCGGGGCCGTCCACCGCGCGGGTGAGCAGGCCGATCCGCTCCGCCTCGGCGCCGTCGAACACATCACCGGTGAGGTAGTACCGCGACACCGAGCGCGGGTCCATCCGCGGCGCGGTGGTCAGCGAGATAACCGCCGGGCTGAGCCCGAGTCGCGCCTCGGTGAACGCGAACGTGGCCTGTGCCGGCGCGATCGCCAGGTCCGCCGCGCCGACCAGGCCGATCCCGCCGGCGCGTGCGTTGCCGCGCAGGTGTGCGACCACCGGCACCGGCACCTCGACCACCAGTCGCAGCAGCGCGAGCAATTGCTCCGCGCCCTGGGCCATCCCCCCCGCCGCCGCCTCGCGCAGGTCCATGCCCGAACAGAACGTCGGCCCGGTGTGGGTGAGGACCACCGCCCGCACCCGCTCGTCCGCGCCCGCCTCGGCGAGGTGGTGGCGCAGCCGGGCGACCAGGCGCGCGGACAGCGCGTTGCGGTTGGCGGGCGAGTCGAGGGTGATGGTCGCGATGCCGTCGTCCAAGGTCATCCGGACCGGATCGTCGGTCGGGTGCGGGCGGTCGGGCTGGTCGTCCAGGCTCGTGCGTACCGGCTCGGGCTCCACGGTGTACCTCCGGGTTCGGGGCGATCGGCGCGGGGACTCGGGGGTGGCCCGGACCGCGCGCCCGGTGCCGCGTATGTTGCCGGTCGCGGCACCCGCGTGTGTCGTCGGCCCCCCGCTCGGTCGACCGAGGACACCACCTCGATCGGCACGCGCGAGGGACCGCCGCGATACCTCGATCCTCACACGCGGGGGTCGGCTTCGATCGAACCGCGTCGCATTCATGTTCCTTTCATGTCGAGCGCGCACATTGGCACGACACGCTTTGTACCGAGTCCACACGGAGGGTGTCCGCGTGCGACCGTGGGGCGACCCGGAGTAACCGGATCCCCCGGGATCCGCCGCCGAACGAAGGAGTCGCCCGCCATGACGCCCGCCATGACGCCCGCCGCCGACACCGGAACGCCGCCGCACATTCTCGTCGTGGACGACGAGCCCGCCGTCCGCGAGGCCCTCGAATCCAGCCTGCGCTTCGAGGGCTACCGGGTCACCCTCGCCGACGAGGGGGTGGCCGCGCTCACCGCGATCGCGGGCGACGAACCGGACCTGGTGCTGCTCGACGTGCTGATGCCCCGCATGGACGGGCTGACCGCGTGCCGTCGACTGCGCGCCCGGGGCGACACGCTCCCGGTACTGATGCTCACCGCGCGCGACGCGGTCGGCGACCGGGTCACCGGGCTCGACGCGGGCGCGGACGACTACCTGGTCAAGCCGTTCGAGCTGGACGAGCTGCTGGCCCGGGTACGCGCGCTGCTGCGCCGCAGCGCGATGGCCGGCACGCGCGAGGAGGCCCGGGACGACGCGCTCGCCTACGCCGATCTGCGGATGGACACCGCCTCGCGCGAGGTCACCCGCGCGGGCCGGACGATCGATCTGACCCGCACCGAGTACACCCTGCTCGAACTGTTGCTCACCCACCCGCGCCAGGTGCTGACCCGGGAGCAGATCCTGCACAACGTATGGGGGTTCGACTTCGAACCCGCGTCCAATTCGCTCGACGTGTACGTGATGTACCTGCGACGCAAGACCGAGGCCGGCGGCCTGCCCCGGCTCGTGCACACCGTTCGCGGCGTCGGCTACGTCCTGCGCACCGCGGAGGCGCCGTCCTGATGAGCCGTCACCTGCCGCTGCGCGCCCGCCTGGCGCTGCTCACCGCGCTCGCCGTCGCCCTCGCGGTCGCGGCGGCGGCGGTGACCTGCTGGGTGCTGACCCGCAATCAGCTGCGCGAACAGATGGACCGGACCCTGGCCACCACCGGGACACCGTTCCTGAATCCGCGCGGCGGCCAGGCGACGACCATCGCGGACATCTGCCTGCGTCCCGCGCCGCCGTTCCAGCGCGGCCTGTTGACGTATCAGGTGGTGCGCGGCGACGGCTGGTTCTGCACCCAGCAGGGCAGCAGCGCGGTGCCGGTCAGCCCGGTGCCGGTGACCGAGGACGACAAGGCGGTGGCGGCGAACACGTCGGGCACGAAGAAGGTGGTCTTCCACGACGCCACCACCAAGAGCGGGCAGCACGTGCGGGTGATGACGCAGCACGTCAGCCGGGACACCGCGGTGTCCGTGTCCCGGCCGCTCGACGAGATCGAAAGTTCGCTGGACAGCCTGGCCACGTGGCTCGTCGCGGTCAGCGCGATCGGCATCCTGGGCGCCGCCACGCTGGGCCTGCTGGTCGCCCGCGCCGCGCTGAGGCCGGTGGACCGGCTCACCGAGGCGGCCGAACACGTGGCCCGCACCGAGGACTTGGACACGGTGATCCCGGTCGCGGGCAAGGACGAGATCGCCCGCCTGGGGCGCTCGTTCAACGCGATGACGGCCTCGCTCCAGGCGTCCCGGCTGCGCCAGCAGCGACTGATCGCCGACGCGGGGCACGAACTGCGCACCCCGCTCACCTCGTTGCGGACCAACACCGACCTGCTGCTGCGCAGCGAACAGACCGGGCGCTCGATCCCGCCGGCCGACAAGGAACGCCTGCTGCACAACGTGAAGGCGCAACTGGTCGAACTCTCCGACCTGGTCGGCGATCTGCTGCTGCTGGCCCGGCCGGACCACGTGGAAGGCCGGCCGCCGGCCGAGGCCGCCGCGCTGCACACCGCGGTCGAACGCGCGGCGGAGCGGGCCCGGTTGCGGGCCCCCGACGCCCGGATCGTGGTGGACGTCAGCCCCTGGTACGTGCGCGGCGAACCGGCCGCGCTGGAGCGGGCGGTGGTCAACCTGCTGGACAACGCGCTCAAGTTCGGTGGCCCGGAGGGAGTCGTGACGGTCCGGCTCGCGGACGGCCGCCTGACCGTGCGCGACCACGGCCCGGGCATCGCCGCCGCCGACGCCCCCTACGTGTTCGAACGTTTCTGGCGCGCGCCCGCCGCCCGCGGCCTGCCCGGCTCCGGCCTGGGCCTGTCCATCGTCGCCCGCACGGTGGCCGACGGCGGCGGCACGGTGACCCTGGAACCGGCCGCCGACGGCCCGGGCACGATCGCCAGGATCCACCTGCCGGGCACCCGGGAGACGCCGCCGGGCTGACCCGGCCTGGACACACCGCGGCCCCCGCCCCAAGAAAACCGGGACGGGGGCCTCGGGCGACCAGGTGGCTCAGCGCTCGTCGGCCGGCGTCAGGTCGCTCTCGTAGTGCACGATCGTCGGCGGCACCGCGAAGAACTCGCCGACGATGCCGCGCCACTGGGGGAACAGTTCCGACTCGCGGAAGCCGACCGTGTGCGCCTCCAGCGTCTCCCAGCCGATCAGCAGCAGGTACGAGGTGGGCGACTCGATCTGGCGCACCAGCCGGGCCCAGCGGAATCCGGCCGACTTCGCGACCACCTCGCGCCCGCGCAGGAACGCGGCCTCGAATTCGGCCTCGCGGCCGGCGGTGACGGTGATGTCCGCGTGTTCGATGATCATGATGGCTCCCTGCGTCGTCGGATCGGGGTCCGGCTCGGATTCGGTGTCGGCACGACTCCCGAATTGTGGCGAACCGCCCCGGCACGGGCTGCGCCGGGGCGGTTCTCCACGCGGAACCGCGGCCGGGGTCACCGCAAAGGGATCACCGCGAAGGGATCACCGCAAAGGAGTCACCGCCAAGGAGTCACCACGAAGGCACCACCGGAGTCAGCTGAACCAGTGCCGCTTCTTCCGGGTGAGCTGATAGCCCAGGATCCCGAACACGACCGCGACGAACGTCGCCATCGCGGTCCAGAACCACCGCGCGTTCGGCCCGTCCATCCAGTCCCACTGGTACCAGTGGTCCTCTTCCTGGTCCCACGCGACCGACCGGGTGTCCGCGGTCTGCCCGCTCTTGAGCACCGCGCCGGCCTTGGTGATCGGTACCAGCGGATCGGCCAGCTTGCGGTCCGAGGTCGGCACCTGGTCGTCGCCGTCCTCGGTGTCCACCCGCACCGCCACCTTGACCGCGGCGCCCGCGTCCAGGTCGGGCACGTCCATCGCGGCGATCCGGACGAAGTACATCCCGGGCAGCGGGTCGGTGGACCACGGCTCGGCCCAGTCGCGCACCACCCGCGGGACGCACGTGAGCGCGAGCTTGGTGTCGGTCTTCTGCGCGGTGGCGACCTGCTTGCCCTCGACGCACGGCTGGCGCCGACGCAGGCCGTCGTAGATCTCGATCCGGTAGGTCACCGGGCCGGTGCGGGCGTTGCCGGACGCCAGGTCCAGATCGACCTTGGCGTGGATCTCCTTGCCCGCCTTGGCCGGGAACTGCCAGTACAGGTATTCACCCTCGGACGCCGACCAGCGCGCGTCCTCACCGAGCTTGAGCGTGCCCGCGGCCAGGAACGTGGTCCCCGGCGGCACGTCCTGATCGGCCGCCGCCGCGCCCGCGAACAGCGTCACCCCGACGAACGCCGCGGCGACCGCCGCGAGCGCCCGCCTCATCGTACGGATCGCCGTCATGACATCGCCTTTCCGAGAGCCTTGAACGCCCGGCGCAGCCAGCCGGCCAACAGGCCCGAGACCAGGCCGAATCCGGCGAGCACGCCCAGGAACACCCAACCCCGGCCCAGGCCGTGCACGTTCGCGGCCTTGCTGTCGGTGGCCTTGACCAGGTCCACCGTCAACTCCAGCGGCAGACCGGGCTTGGTGGCCACGTTCGGCTGCGCGGCGAACGCGTTGGTGACGACCAGACAGACCGTCTTCGTCTTCGCGTGGTCGTTGTCCGTCTTGTACGGGTAGCGGAACCCGGCGGACTGGACGTCCGTACGGCCGTTGCCCGCACCGGCGTTGCCGACCAGTTCGCGGCCGTCCTCGCCGAACGCGGTGACCGTCACGTCGTAGTCGCGCGCCACCTTGCGGTCGGCGCCGACCGTCGCGGTGGCCCGCAACTCCTGGTTCGGCTTGACCGGGACCTTGTACCACAGGTGTTGGCCGAACTCCTCGCGGTCGCTGTACACCCCGGGCCCGAGCAGCGGGGCGTCCTGGCAGCCGTTCGGGCTGCCCTTGACCGGAGCGGGTGTCTCGTCCACCTCGCGCACCGCGCGCTTGACGATCTGCTGGACCTTCTGCGACAACTCGTCGGCGTTCAGCACCGAGGTGTACGTACCGCCGGTGGCCTCGGCGATGCAGGACAGCTGCCGGCGGGTGTTCTCGTCGGGCACCAGGCCGAGGGTGTCCACCACGAGGTTGAGGCCGGAGGCGGCCAACTCGCGGGCCACGTCGCACGGGTCGGGCGGCGCGCAGGTCTCCTCGCCGTCGGTGATCAGCACGATGCGCCGGGTACCGGTGCCGGTGCCCAGGTCCTTGGCGGCCTCGCGCAGGGACAGTGCGATCGGCGTCCAGCCGGTCGGCTGCAACTTGGCGATCTCGTTCTTGATCACGACCTTGTTGGGCCTGCCGACCGGGGCCAACTGCTGGGTGTCGACGCACCCCTTGGCCTTGTCGTTGCCCGGGTACGTCGCACCCAGCACCCGGACGCCGAAGTCGGCCGGTTCCGGGACGCCGTCCACGACCTCGTTGAAGGCCTTCTTCGCCGCGTCGATGCGGGTCATCCCGCCGGCGTCGTTGGCCTTCATCGAGCCGCTCACGTCGAGGATCAACTCGACCTTCGGTGGCGGCGCGGTCGAATTCGTCTCGTCGGCCATCGCGGACGGCGCGGAACCGCCCACGACAGCCAAGGTCGTCAGCAGGCCGATCAACCCGGCCCCGACCTTTCGCATCTTGATCGTCACGGGGAGGGATCCTACGGATCATCGGGGCCCGCCGTTTGCCGCACGCGGCAGGTGGATTGACAACCCGTCAGGCGTTTGGTGACGATTCGTCGGTAACGTTCCCTTCCGGCGCGGTCAGGTCGTAGAGGGTGACCCCGTCGACGGTGGTCGCGGTGAACGTGCGCTCGACCCAGGTCGCGATCTCCTGCGCGGTGTTGCCGCCGCCCATGCCGCGCATCCCGTCGAGGCCGCCGCCGATGAAGTAGTGGATCCGGCCGTTTCGCACCAGCTTGCGGAATTCGTCCAGGGTCGGCGACGGGTCGCTGCCGTTGAAGCCGCCGATCGGCATCACCGGGTCGCCGGTGGCCAGTTGATAGCCGGACGCGCTGTTCGAGCCGACGGAGGCGGCCACCCAGGTGTAGCGGCCGGCGTCGCGCTTCAGCGCCGCGACGACCTCCTTGCCCGGCGTGCTGCCGTTGAGCAGGCCGCCCATGCCGCCGCCGGGTCGGCGTGCCGTGCCCCCTCCGTCCTGCGGGGCGGTGCCGTCGCCCATGCCCGGGCGTTGCCCGCGGGTACGGCCGGCGCCGTCGGGCGCTCCGGGGAACACCTGCGCCTCCGCGCCGGGTTGTCCGCCGGGCACCTGACCGCCCGGCGCCTGACCCGGCGGCACGCCCGGGAAGCCCCGTGGTCCACCAAAGCCCCCCGGCCCGCCCGGAAATCCCCGTCCGAAGCCCGCCCCCGCCGGACCCGCGCTCGGGATCGACCCGCGCTGTGCCGTGGTCACGGTGGCCCAGGTATAGCCCGCCGGCCCGGCCAGCAACGCCACCGCGGACACCCCGGCCGCCACCGGCGCAAGCCCGCGCAGCGCGGTGAGCGCGACGGCGAACACACCCAGGGCGCCGACGACTCCGCCGATCAGCACCGCGTGCCGCAACCACGGGTGCCAGTCCGGCGTACGGCCCAGCAGGTGGTGCGACCACCACGCGCTCACCGCCACGGTGAGTGCCGCGACCGCCGCCGCCCGCACCATTCGGCGCCGCTCCCACAACAGCGCCGCGCCCATCGCGACCAGCGCCGCGATCGCCGGCGCGAGGGCGATCGTGTAGTAGGCGTGGAAGATGCCCGCCATATAACTGAACGTCAGCCCGGTGCCCAGCAGCCATCCGCCCCACAGCACGAGCGCCGCCCGGGCGGGATCGGTGCGCGGCGCCCGGCGGGTCGACCACAGGCCCACCACCAGAAGAATCAGCGCGGCAGGCAACAACCACGAGATCTGGCCGCCCATTTCGGCGCTGAACATCCGGTCCCAGCCGGTGGCTCCCCAGCCGCGGCCCCGGGGCCCGCCGCCGCCCACACTGCCGGTCTCGTCCCCGTTGAGCCGACCGAGCCCGTTGTAACCCAGCGTCAGTTCGAGGATCGAGTTGTGCTGCGAGCCGCCGATGTAGGGGCGCGAGGATTCCGGCCACAGTTCCACGATCGCCACCCACCACCCGCCCGCGACCAGCAACGCCAGCCCCGACGAGAGCAGTTGTCGCACCCGTTGCCACCAGCCCACCGGCGCCAGCAGCAGATACACCGCCGCGAGCACCGGCACGACCAGGAACGCCTGGAGCATCTTGGCCAGGAACCCGACCCCCACACACGCCCCCGCCAGAACCAACCAGCGGGTGGCGCCGCTCTCCTGCGCACGCAGGACCGCGTACGCGGCGACGGTGAGCAGCAGGACGAGCAGCGCGTCCGGATTGTTGAACCGGAACATCAGCGCCGCGACCGGCGTGAGCGCCAGCACCGCCCCGCCCAACAGGCCCGCCCAGGCCGGGAATCGGCGACGGATCGCGAGATAGAGCACACCGACCGTGGCCACACCCTCCAGCGCCTGCGGG includes these proteins:
- a CDS encoding ArnT family glycosyltransferase, which codes for MTAVVVPLPIPAPGVGGAADRPWYARLVRGREADAPWVRPALLALLVGTGALYIWGLGASGWANSFYAAAVQAGTESWKAFFFGSSDAGNSITVDKTPAALWVMGLSARIFGVNAWSILIPQALEGVATVGVLYLAIRRRFPAWAGLLGGAVLALTPVAALMFRFNNPDALLVLLLTVAAYAVLRAQESGATRWLVLAGACVGVGFLAKMLQAFLVVPVLAAVYLLLAPVGWWQRVRQLLSSGLALLVAGGWWVAIVELWPESSRPYIGGSQHNSILELTLGYNGLGRLNGDETGSVGGGGPRGRGWGATGWDRMFSAEMGGQISWLLPAALILLVVGLWSTRRAPRTDPARAALVLWGGWLLGTGLTFSYMAGIFHAYYTIALAPAIAALVAMGAALLWERRRMVRAAAVAALTVAVSAWWSHHLLGRTPDWHPWLRHAVLIGGVVGALGVFAVALTALRGLAPVAAGVSAVALLAGPAGYTWATVTTAQRGSIPSAGPAGAGFGRGFPGGPGGFGGPRGFPGVPPGQAPGGQVPGGQPGAEAQVFPGAPDGAGRTRGQRPGMGDGTAPQDGGGTARRPGGGMGGLLNGSTPGKEVVAALKRDAGRYTWVAASVGSNSASGYQLATGDPVMPIGGFNGSDPSPTLDEFRKLVRNGRIHYFIGGGLDGMRGMGGGNTAQEIATWVERTFTATTVDGVTLYDLTAPEGNVTDESSPNA
- a CDS encoding sensor histidine kinase; the encoded protein is MSRHLPLRARLALLTALAVALAVAAAAVTCWVLTRNQLREQMDRTLATTGTPFLNPRGGQATTIADICLRPAPPFQRGLLTYQVVRGDGWFCTQQGSSAVPVSPVPVTEDDKAVAANTSGTKKVVFHDATTKSGQHVRVMTQHVSRDTAVSVSRPLDEIESSLDSLATWLVAVSAIGILGAATLGLLVARAALRPVDRLTEAAEHVARTEDLDTVIPVAGKDEIARLGRSFNAMTASLQASRLRQQRLIADAGHELRTPLTSLRTNTDLLLRSEQTGRSIPPADKERLLHNVKAQLVELSDLVGDLLLLARPDHVEGRPPAEAAALHTAVERAAERARLRAPDARIVVDVSPWYVRGEPAALERAVVNLLDNALKFGGPEGVVTVRLADGRLTVRDHGPGIAAADAPYVFERFWRAPAARGLPGSGLGLSIVARTVADGGGTVTLEPAADGPGTIARIHLPGTRETPPG
- a CDS encoding VWA domain-containing protein encodes the protein MTIKMRKVGAGLIGLLTTLAVVGGSAPSAMADETNSTAPPPKVELILDVSGSMKANDAGGMTRIDAAKKAFNEVVDGVPEPADFGVRVLGATYPGNDKAKGCVDTQQLAPVGRPNKVVIKNEIAKLQPTGWTPIALSLREAAKDLGTGTGTRRIVLITDGEETCAPPDPCDVARELAASGLNLVVDTLGLVPDENTRRQLSCIAEATGGTYTSVLNADELSQKVQQIVKRAVREVDETPAPVKGSPNGCQDAPLLGPGVYSDREEFGQHLWYKVPVKPNQELRATATVGADRKVARDYDVTVTAFGEDGRELVGNAGAGNGRTDVQSAGFRYPYKTDNDHAKTKTVCLVVTNAFAAQPNVATKPGLPLELTVDLVKATDSKAANVHGLGRGWVFLGVLAGFGLVSGLLAGWLRRAFKALGKAMS
- a CDS encoding DUF4352 domain-containing protein; translated protein: MNAATPSLRPGVASRDQNCGGIMHTRTIGVVLAVGCTLALAACNGRDDKVVTKANNPTIIDKSVTEPPGGAVSPTVAAPAGQATTAPTSAKPSAPPAAKVGDTLSLTNTKGVPVDVTLVKLVDPAASSNQYLKPKAGNRYVAVQWKIVNSGDQPITDTPNYGSHLIDADGQQFSSTYSETSAGPAFPSSVSIPPGGSRLGFVTYEVPTDSKITTIQLQISMMSTNTGQWNV
- a CDS encoding alpha-ketoglutarate-dependent dioxygenase AlkB family protein, whose amino-acid sequence is MTDELFPVPRERVELAPGAWHVPDWLSLDEQRELVAAARSWAAPPAGMRHTVMPSGGVMSVRSVCLGLHWEPYHYSEFLPDGTPVKPFPALLGALARRAVVEVYGSVPSDPYDIGLVNHYDAGASMGLHRDADEESPAPVVSLSIGDRCVFRFGNTETRTRPWTDVELYSGDLIVFGGPSRLAYHGVPRIRPSTGDPATGLASGRLNITIRAMGRRTGR
- a CDS encoding response regulator transcription factor, with the translated sequence MTPAADTGTPPHILVVDDEPAVREALESSLRFEGYRVTLADEGVAALTAIAGDEPDLVLLDVLMPRMDGLTACRRLRARGDTLPVLMLTARDAVGDRVTGLDAGADDYLVKPFELDELLARVRALLRRSAMAGTREEARDDALAYADLRMDTASREVTRAGRTIDLTRTEYTLLELLLTHPRQVLTREQILHNVWGFDFEPASNSLDVYVMYLRRKTEAGGLPRLVHTVRGVGYVLRTAEAPS
- a CDS encoding antibiotic biosynthesis monooxygenase family protein; translation: MIIEHADITVTAGREAEFEAAFLRGREVVAKSAGFRWARLVRQIESPTSYLLLIGWETLEAHTVGFRESELFPQWRGIVGEFFAVPPTIVHYESDLTPADER
- a CDS encoding enoyl-CoA hydratase family protein — translated: MEPEPVRTSLDDQPDRPHPTDDPVRMTLDDGIATITLDSPANRNALSARLVARLRHHLAEAGADERVRAVVLTHTGPTFCSGMDLREAAAGGMAQGAEQLLALLRLVVEVPVPVVAHLRGNARAGGIGLVGAADLAIAPAQATFAFTEARLGLSPAVISLTTAPRMDPRSVSRYYLTGDVFDGAEAERIGLLTRAVDGPEGADEAVAALVASFRLCSRQGLVESKKLTIGALQAGFDRDGRALARRSAELFASADATEGMAAFREKRAPKWVSEGGTG